From a single Poseidonibacter antarcticus genomic region:
- a CDS encoding urease accessory protein UreD → MSLKFSFKNDKFSLDRLNLPSRYYLFNDDENYIKLLNIGEGIFPKDRIKTNFKLDNSNLIITTESATKIYPSNSKYFSINSIDIELKNSSNLEFLNDELILYKDAKFIQTFRLNFDESSTFFYTDILSNGRTFEDFDFSIMKIKNSFLENKKCEYLEKFDVQGSELKDYIKRKSSSSNLFAKVYIKTLDNENFLDVLSKEEFTTFTYSKSKKLIIGVLSGDNMAILKNKVSDVWNIYRNTLNKNKFNMGKQ, encoded by the coding sequence ATGAGTTTAAAGTTTAGTTTTAAAAATGATAAGTTTTCACTGGATAGATTAAATCTTCCTTCACGATATTATTTGTTTAATGATGATGAAAATTATATCAAACTTCTTAATATTGGAGAGGGAATCTTTCCAAAAGATAGAATTAAAACTAACTTTAAATTAGATAACTCAAATCTAATAATTACAACAGAATCAGCTACTAAAATATATCCGTCAAATTCCAAATATTTTAGTATAAATAGTATAGATATAGAGCTTAAAAATTCATCTAACTTAGAGTTTTTAAATGATGAGTTAATTTTGTATAAAGATGCAAAATTTATTCAAACATTTAGGCTAAATTTTGATGAAAGTTCTACTTTCTTTTATACAGATATTTTAAGTAATGGAAGAACTTTTGAAGATTTTGATTTTTCAATAATGAAAATAAAAAACTCTTTTTTAGAAAATAAAAAATGTGAATATTTAGAAAAGTTTGATGTTCAAGGATCTGAGCTAAAAGATTATATAAAAAGAAAAAGTAGCTCAAGTAATTTGTTTGCAAAAGTATATATAAAGACTTTAGATAATGAAAACTTTTTAGATGTATTATCAAAAGAAGAGTTTACAACTTTCACATATAGTAAATCTAAAAAGTTAATAATAGGTGTTTTAAGTGGCGATAATATGGCTATTTTAAAAAATAAAGTCTCAGATGTTTGGAATATCTATAGAAATACTTTAAATAAAAATAAATTTAATATGGGGAAACAATAA
- a CDS encoding GntR family transcriptional regulator produces MFDPDNNLSLEDNIVNYIFDSIFTKKLHPGIKLSESVLAKEFDVSREVARKAFSQLQSMGILTYKKNQGFHIVWLSEEDTRNIYATRKILEIGIIQNLTQKHAKGELDLSLLNENIETEKYLKISLKNGEYVKTSCDFHLNLALLSDNEFLINALKPLIPLSILAGLIFDDNETSFCSYEEHNNLIKAIENHDVENSKSIMNLHLNHCIEALNFGINTKK; encoded by the coding sequence GTGTTTGACCCAGATAATAATTTAAGTTTAGAAGACAATATTGTTAATTATATATTTGATTCTATTTTTACAAAAAAGCTTCATCCAGGTATTAAACTTTCAGAAAGTGTATTAGCAAAAGAATTTGATGTAAGTAGAGAAGTTGCAAGAAAGGCTTTTAGTCAATTACAAAGTATGGGTATTCTAACTTATAAAAAGAATCAAGGTTTCCATATCGTTTGGTTATCAGAAGAGGACACAAGAAATATTTATGCAACACGTAAAATCTTAGAAATAGGAATAATACAAAATTTAACACAAAAGCATGCAAAAGGTGAGTTAGATTTATCTTTATTAAATGAAAATATTGAAACAGAAAAATATTTAAAGATATCTCTTAAAAATGGTGAGTATGTAAAAACTTCTTGCGATTTTCATCTAAATTTAGCACTACTAAGTGATAATGAGTTTTTAATAAATGCACTTAAACCACTAATTCCATTAAGTATATTAGCTGGACTTATTTTCGATGATAATGAAACTTCATTTTGTTCTTATGAAGAACATAATAATTTGATAAAAGCTATTGAAAATCATGATGTAGAAAATTCAAAAAGTATTATGAATTTACATTTAAATCATTGTATTGAAGCATTAAATTTTGGAATTAATACTAAAAAATAG
- the guaD gene encoding guanine deaminase yields MIDIYMAEILSFSKDPTKSKLSSNSINYYKNGLLIIENGFIKDVGNYENIKKKYMINDSDINKIYKDKLIMSGFIDTHIHYAQTEIIGSFGEELLPWLEKYTFPAELKFKDKEYASKISDFFIHELLKNGTTTALVLGTVHEESIDAIFEVANSIDMRLIAGKVMMDRNAPKELLDTPKDSYEKSEELIKKWHENNRLLYAITPRFAPTSSNEQLKLAGELKKKYPTTYVHTHLSENKKEIAWVKSLFPQSKNYLDVYDSFGLVDKRSIFAHAIHLEDEEYQTLHDKGAAISFCPTSNLFLGSGLFKIREMKKENRDIKIGLGTDVGAGTSFSMIKTLAEAYKVISLEQNNNTKREAFGSFEAFYQATLGAAQSLYLDDKIGKIEKGYEADFIVIDFKPDALQNLRINKIEESKKSDLEKLEEKLFALMIMGDDRNIISTFVNGKKVY; encoded by the coding sequence ATGATTGATATATATATGGCAGAAATACTATCTTTTAGTAAAGATCCTACAAAAAGCAAATTATCTTCTAATTCAATAAACTATTATAAAAATGGTTTACTTATAATAGAAAATGGATTTATTAAAGATGTTGGTAATTATGAAAATATTAAAAAAAAATATATGATAAATGATAGTGATATAAACAAGATATATAAAGATAAATTAATTATGTCTGGATTTATAGATACACATATTCATTATGCACAAACTGAAATCATAGGTTCTTTTGGTGAAGAATTATTGCCATGGTTAGAAAAATATACTTTTCCTGCTGAGTTAAAATTTAAAGATAAAGAATACGCAAGTAAAATCTCAGACTTCTTTATACATGAGCTTCTAAAAAATGGTACAACTACTGCATTAGTATTAGGAACAGTGCATGAAGAATCTATTGATGCAATCTTTGAAGTTGCAAATAGTATCGATATGAGATTAATTGCAGGAAAAGTAATGATGGATAGAAATGCTCCAAAAGAACTTCTTGATACTCCTAAAGATAGTTATGAAAAAAGTGAAGAATTAATCAAAAAATGGCATGAAAACAATAGACTTTTATATGCAATAACGCCAAGGTTTGCACCAACTTCTTCTAATGAACAGTTAAAACTTGCAGGGGAATTAAAAAAGAAATATCCAACAACATATGTACATACACATTTAAGTGAAAATAAAAAAGAAATAGCTTGGGTTAAATCATTATTCCCTCAATCAAAGAATTATCTAGATGTATACGATAGTTTTGGTTTAGTTGATAAAAGAAGTATCTTTGCACATGCAATTCATTTAGAAGATGAAGAATATCAAACTTTGCATGACAAAGGTGCTGCTATTAGTTTTTGTCCTACTTCTAATTTATTTTTAGGAAGTGGACTTTTTAAAATAAGAGAGATGAAAAAAGAAAATCGTGATATAAAAATTGGATTAGGAACTGATGTTGGAGCTGGAACTAGTTTTAGTATGATTAAAACATTGGCTGAAGCATATAAAGTCATTTCATTAGAACAAAATAATAATACAAAAAGAGAAGCATTTGGATCATTTGAAGCATTTTATCAAGCAACATTAGGTGCAGCACAAAGTTTATATCTTGATGATAAAATTGGAAAAATAGAAAAAGGTTATGAAGCTGATTTTATTGTCATTGATTTTAAACCTGATGCACTACAAAATTTAAGAATTAATAAAATAGAAGAATCAAAAAAAAGTGATTTAGAAAAACTAGAAGAAAAACTCTTTGCATTAATGATTATGGGAGATGATAGAAATATCATATCAACTTTTGTAAATGGAAAAAAAGTTTATTAA
- a CDS encoding NCS2 family permease yields the protein MFKLKEHGTNVSTELSAGFTIFLTMMYIVPVNGFILADAGLPMDAVVTATALITILATLFSGLWGNTPIAMSVGMGLNAYFSYGLVLGMKIPWETALGIVFLSGILFVILSLTNFRIWIMTSIPMSLRRAISAGIGCFIAFIGLKQMGMIVENKATLVSLGDFSDGNVLLGVLGLVLAFAFYSYRIKGSFILSIAITSIVAWSFGIGSFPSEILSAPASIEPIFFKLDIMSALTFSLLPVIITFLITDMFDTLGTLTGVGTRANLFQENNKDDKSLQRTLEADAIATTAGAFMGVSTTTSFIESASGVEEGGRTGLTAVFTAMFFVTTLFMLPLFKSIPGNAIYPVLVVVGVLMFTELGKIKFEDSDLATSAGAFFIVLLMPLTFSITNGIAAGFIVYTLIKLVKKQTEDLNLGILVITFISALAFIL from the coding sequence ATGTTTAAATTAAAAGAGCATGGTACAAATGTTTCAACTGAATTATCAGCAGGTTTTACAATTTTTTTAACAATGATGTATATAGTTCCAGTAAATGGATTTATACTCGCGGATGCTGGACTTCCAATGGATGCAGTTGTAACTGCAACTGCACTTATTACAATTTTGGCAACATTATTTAGTGGATTATGGGGAAATACTCCAATTGCAATGTCAGTTGGAATGGGATTAAATGCATATTTCTCATATGGATTAGTATTGGGTATGAAAATCCCATGGGAAACTGCCTTAGGAATTGTTTTCTTATCGGGTATTTTATTCGTAATTTTGTCTTTAACAAATTTTAGAATTTGGATTATGACTTCTATCCCGATGTCTTTAAGACGAGCAATCTCAGCAGGAATTGGTTGTTTTATTGCTTTTATTGGTTTAAAACAAATGGGAATGATTGTCGAAAATAAAGCAACATTAGTTAGTCTTGGAGATTTCTCAGATGGGAATGTATTACTAGGAGTTCTAGGATTAGTTTTAGCTTTTGCTTTTTACTCTTATAGAATTAAAGGTTCTTTTATTCTTTCTATTGCAATTACTTCAATTGTAGCTTGGAGTTTTGGTATTGGATCTTTTCCAAGTGAAATTTTAAGTGCACCAGCTTCAATTGAACCAATCTTTTTTAAGCTTGATATTATGAGTGCTTTAACATTCTCATTACTTCCTGTAATTATTACTTTTTTAATTACTGATATGTTTGATACGCTTGGAACTTTAACAGGTGTAGGAACAAGAGCTAACCTTTTCCAAGAGAATAATAAAGATGACAAATCTCTACAAAGAACATTAGAAGCAGATGCAATTGCAACTACAGCAGGAGCATTTATGGGTGTTTCTACAACAACATCATTTATCGAAAGTGCTTCAGGAGTTGAGGAAGGTGGACGAACTGGGTTAACAGCAGTTTTTACTGCAATGTTTTTTGTAACTACTTTATTTATGTTACCACTATTTAAATCAATTCCTGGCAATGCAATTTATCCAGTACTTGTAGTTGTTGGTGTCCTAATGTTTACAGAACTTGGAAAAATTAAATTTGAAGATTCCGATTTAGCAACTAGTGCAGGAGCATTTTTTATTGTTCTTTTAATGCCTTTAACTTTCTCAATTACAAATGGAATTGCAGCAGGTTTTATAGTGTATACATTAATCAAACTAGTAAAAAAACAAACTGAAGATTTAAATTTAGGAATTTTAGTTATTACATTTATAAGTGCATTAGCATTTATATTATAA
- the puuE gene encoding allantoinase PuuE encodes MNDFLDNYPRDMIGYANEPINPKWPNKAKLAVQFVLNYEEGSENCVLHGDEASEVFLSEIINAQAFTSRHKSMESIYEYGSRVGVWRILELFKSFNIPITIFGVAMALARNPKLAEYLALHNYDICSHGYRWLSYQNIEESIERDHLYKSIELLEKMIGKRPLGWYTGRDSENTRKLIVEEGGFLYDSDAYNDDLPYFATDVPKDVEHLVIPYTLDVNDMRFASAQGFNSGDQFFTYLKDSFDALYLEGQTAPKMMSIGMHCRILGRPGRIMAMRRFLEYVSNFDDVWFCKREDIAKHWIKNFGEKRIEI; translated from the coding sequence ATGAATGATTTTTTAGATAACTATCCAAGAGATATGATTGGATATGCAAATGAACCAATTAATCCCAAGTGGCCAAATAAAGCAAAGCTTGCTGTTCAATTTGTATTAAATTATGAGGAAGGTTCTGAAAACTGTGTTTTACATGGTGATGAAGCTTCTGAAGTTTTTTTATCTGAGATTATCAATGCTCAAGCTTTTACTTCTAGACATAAAAGTATGGAGTCTATTTATGAATATGGTTCAAGAGTTGGTGTTTGGAGAATATTAGAATTATTTAAAAGTTTTAATATTCCTATTACTATTTTTGGTGTTGCAATGGCACTTGCACGAAATCCTAAGCTTGCAGAATATTTAGCACTTCATAATTACGATATATGTTCACATGGTTATAGATGGCTTTCATATCAAAATATTGAAGAAAGTATTGAACGAGATCACTTATATAAAAGTATTGAGCTTTTAGAAAAAATGATTGGGAAGAGACCTCTTGGATGGTATACAGGAAGAGATAGTGAAAATACAAGAAAATTAATAGTTGAAGAAGGTGGTTTTTTATATGACAGCGATGCTTATAATGATGATTTACCTTATTTTGCAACAGATGTACCAAAAGATGTTGAGCATTTAGTTATTCCTTATACATTGGATGTAAATGATATGAGATTTGCGTCAGCTCAAGGTTTTAATTCTGGAGATCAATTTTTTACTTATTTAAAAGATAGTTTTGACGCTCTTTATTTAGAAGGTCAAACAGCACCAAAAATGATGTCAATTGGAATGCATTGTAGGATTCTTGGTCGACCTGGAAGAATAATGGCAATGAGAAGATTTTTAGAATATGTATCAAATTTCGATGATGTTTGGTTTTGCAAAAGAGAAGATATTGCAAAACATTGGATTAAAAATTTTGGAGAAAAAAGGATCGAAATATGA
- the uraD gene encoding 2-oxo-4-hydroxy-4-carboxy-5-ureidoimidazoline decarboxylase, with amino-acid sequence MIYPHDLANENKSEFLKTFDELYEHSPWVIEKSFESIKKDLKYNDLEEFHKILSNTVFNESIDLQMSLIKAHPMLAGKQAKNNELTDFSTNEQKSAGLNSCTDEEIKLFDELNKKYFDKFDFPYILAVKGRVKKEIIENFRSRLENSFEDEKQEALDQINQIALIRIKGIYGK; translated from the coding sequence ATGATTTATCCACATGACTTAGCTAATGAAAACAAATCAGAATTTTTAAAAACATTTGATGAGCTATATGAGCATTCTCCTTGGGTTATAGAAAAATCTTTTGAGAGTATTAAAAAGGATTTGAAATATAACGATTTAGAAGAATTTCACAAAATACTTTCAAATACAGTTTTTAATGAAAGTATTGATTTACAAATGAGTTTAATAAAAGCTCACCCAATGTTAGCAGGGAAACAAGCTAAAAATAATGAATTAACAGACTTTTCAACAAATGAACAAAAATCAGCTGGTTTAAATTCATGTACAGATGAAGAAATAAAATTATTTGATGAATTAAATAAAAAGTATTTTGATAAATTTGATTTTCCTTATATTTTAGCAGTAAAAGGAAGAGTTAAAAAAGAAATTATTGAAAACTTTAGATCAAGATTGGAAAACTCTTTTGAAGATGAAAAACAAGAGGCGTTAGATCAAATCAATCAAATTGCACTAATTAGAATAAAGGGTATTTATGGCAAATAG
- the alc gene encoding allantoicase yields MANRQKELMDVASLELGTEIIYVTDEFFANANRMLQATEPVFKDEYDENGHWMDGWETRRRRDDGNDYAILRLGQVSRIIEIEIDTSYFKGNFPPSASVKGCYAPDASDDEIIDNPDNFEWFTLVAQTDLGPHDIFSLESKYQQSVTHLKIDIFPDGGIARFKAYGFISFDHKLFEKENINVISRRTGARAIYANNEFFGSLKNIIKITEAVNMGDGWETRRRREPGYDWGIIELANPAIIDNLMIDTNFFKGNYPDYFSLNAAYIPNTTHSSVVTQSIFWEELLPKQKLQMDQKHYFDSSSFSHQKPITHVRINIYPDGGVSRFRLFGKFIKYKEAEKILCEQ; encoded by the coding sequence ATGGCAAATAGACAAAAAGAACTTATGGATGTTGCAAGTTTAGAACTTGGAACAGAAATTATTTATGTAACAGATGAATTCTTTGCAAATGCAAATAGAATGCTTCAAGCAACTGAACCAGTTTTTAAAGATGAATATGATGAAAATGGACATTGGATGGACGGTTGGGAAACTAGAAGAAGAAGAGATGATGGAAATGATTATGCAATTTTAAGACTAGGACAGGTTTCTAGAATTATTGAAATTGAAATTGATACAAGTTATTTCAAAGGAAACTTTCCTCCTTCTGCATCTGTTAAAGGATGTTATGCTCCTGATGCAAGTGATGATGAGATTATTGATAATCCTGATAATTTTGAATGGTTTACGCTAGTGGCTCAAACAGATTTAGGACCTCATGATATTTTTTCTTTAGAATCTAAATATCAACAAAGTGTAACTCACTTGAAAATTGATATTTTCCCTGATGGTGGTATTGCTAGATTTAAAGCTTATGGATTTATTTCTTTTGATCATAAACTTTTTGAAAAAGAAAATATTAATGTAATTTCAAGAAGAACAGGTGCAAGAGCAATATATGCAAATAATGAATTCTTTGGTTCATTAAAAAATATTATTAAAATTACAGAAGCTGTAAATATGGGTGATGGTTGGGAAACTAGAAGACGAAGAGAACCAGGTTATGATTGGGGAATTATTGAATTAGCAAATCCTGCAATTATTGATAATCTTATGATTGATACTAATTTCTTCAAAGGAAATTATCCAGATTATTTCTCATTAAATGCGGCATATATTCCAAATACAACACATAGTTCAGTTGTAACACAAAGTATATTCTGGGAAGAACTTCTTCCTAAACAAAAGTTGCAAATGGATCAAAAACATTATTTTGATAGTTCAAGTTTTTCACATCAAAAACCAATAACTCACGTAAGAATAAATATCTATCCTGATGGTGGAGTTTCAAGATTTAGATTATTTGGGAAATTTATTAAATATAAAGAAGCAGAGAAAATATTATGCGAACAATAA
- a CDS encoding ureidoglycolate lyase: MRTISPISLEDEEFSKYGKIISVDNSDSIVINNGFASKHYNLCNIDANDNGGVATLHLYEGKKREFPLKINMMEKHPHFSQTFIPRSKTPFIIVVALGAKEPDLNTLSVFKSNGNQGVHYNKNVWHFPLISLEDNEQFIVVDRNDLGKEENKIIDCIELELNQDIEILKD, encoded by the coding sequence ATGCGAACAATAAGTCCTATAAGTTTAGAAGATGAAGAGTTTTCTAAATATGGAAAAATTATTAGTGTTGATAATTCTGATTCAATAGTAATAAATAATGGTTTTGCTTCTAAGCATTACAACCTTTGTAATATTGATGCAAATGATAATGGTGGAGTAGCTACTTTACATTTATATGAAGGAAAAAAAAGAGAGTTTCCTTTGAAAATAAATATGATGGAAAAGCATCCTCATTTTTCACAAACTTTTATACCTAGAAGCAAAACACCTTTTATAATTGTTGTTGCTTTGGGTGCGAAAGAACCTGATTTGAATACTTTAAGTGTGTTTAAATCAAATGGAAATCAAGGTGTCCATTACAATAAAAATGTTTGGCATTTTCCTCTTATAAGTTTAGAAGATAATGAACAGTTTATCGTAGTTGATAGAAATGATCTAGGAAAAGAAGAAAATAAAATAATTGATTGTATTGAATTAGAACTCAATCAAGATATAGAAATTTTAAAGGATTAA
- a CDS encoding urate hydroxylase PuuD produces MEAYIMDWLNAMLRFAHFVTGVAWIGASFYFNWLENNLNRQGQQKEGISGHLWAVHGGGFYYLEKFKSYPNKLPKHLHWFKWEAYFTLITGFALLCVVYYYNANSYLLKSGTDISATTGILLSLAGLVVGWLIYDNVTKSALVKKQAIVALIMLVVVAVSAFFYQQFFAPRAVFIQIGAMIGVIMVFNVFFVIMPSQRELVKACVEKSELGEEIGFRGYIRSRNNNYFTLPVLFIMISNHYPIFYAGENAPIVLIAIFIITVLIRHYFNLEGEGKRGAKTALGAAVVLIAIAFYLLIPSKPKVIEGAKPIAYSQIALIMENRCSTCHSANPSDDQFTVAPSGFMLDTKEQIINAKDIIYTRTIASNSMPFGNKTHMTQEERDVLALWLISLKK; encoded by the coding sequence ATGGAAGCTTATATAATGGATTGGCTAAATGCCATGCTTCGTTTTGCACATTTTGTTACAGGGGTTGCATGGATTGGAGCATCATTTTACTTTAACTGGTTAGAAAATAATCTAAACAGACAAGGACAACAAAAAGAGGGAATCTCTGGACATTTATGGGCTGTTCATGGTGGAGGATTTTATTATTTAGAAAAATTTAAATCTTATCCAAATAAATTACCAAAACATCTTCATTGGTTTAAATGGGAAGCTTACTTCACATTAATAACTGGATTTGCTCTTTTATGTGTTGTTTATTATTACAATGCAAACTCTTATCTTTTAAAAAGTGGAACAGATATAAGTGCAACAACAGGAATATTATTAAGTTTAGCAGGATTGGTTGTAGGTTGGTTAATTTATGACAATGTTACAAAATCAGCACTTGTTAAAAAACAAGCTATTGTTGCACTTATTATGTTAGTAGTTGTTGCAGTATCAGCATTTTTTTATCAACAATTTTTTGCTCCACGAGCTGTATTCATTCAAATTGGTGCGATGATTGGTGTGATAATGGTATTCAATGTATTCTTTGTAATTATGCCATCACAACGAGAACTTGTAAAAGCGTGTGTTGAAAAATCTGAACTAGGTGAAGAGATTGGTTTTAGAGGTTATATAAGATCAAGAAATAACAACTATTTTACACTTCCTGTTTTATTTATAATGATAAGTAATCACTATCCAATTTTTTATGCGGGAGAAAATGCTCCAATTGTATTGATAGCAATTTTTATAATCACTGTATTAATTAGACATTATTTTAACCTTGAAGGTGAAGGTAAAAGAGGAGCTAAAACTGCTTTAGGTGCTGCTGTTGTATTAATTGCAATTGCTTTTTACTTATTAATTCCATCTAAACCAAAAGTTATAGAAGGTGCTAAACCAATTGCTTATTCACAAATTGCTTTAATTATGGAAAATAGATGTTCAACTTGTCATTCTGCGAATCCAAGTGATGATCAATTTACTGTTGCTCCTTCTGGTTTTATGCTTGATACTAAGGAACAAATAATAAATGCAAAAGATATTATTTATACAAGAACTATAGCTAGTAATTCAATGCCTTTTGGAAATAAAACTCATATGACACAAGAAGAAAGAGATGTTTTAGCTTTATGGCTAATCTCTTTAAAAAAGTAA
- the uraH gene encoding hydroxyisourate hydrolase, translating into MGKLSTHILDTTIGKPASSVDIKLYKKIDDKFELIKTAKTNSDGRCDKALLENSELQEGTYELEFDVYSYFKSKYIKSTFLQDVVIRFHVDDKNENYHVPLLITPYSYSTYRGS; encoded by the coding sequence ATGGGAAAATTAAGTACACATATTTTAGATACAACAATTGGAAAACCAGCTAGTAGTGTTGATATTAAATTATATAAAAAAATTGATGATAAGTTTGAGTTAATAAAAACAGCAAAAACAAATAGTGATGGTAGATGTGATAAAGCATTATTAGAAAATAGTGAACTTCAAGAAGGTACTTATGAATTAGAGTTTGATGTATATTCATATTTTAAATCTAAATATATAAAAAGTACTTTTTTACAAGATGTAGTAATTAGATTTCACGTTGATGATAAAAATGAAAATTATCATGTTCCATTATTAATAACTCCTTATAGTTATTCTACATATAGAGGGAGTTGA
- a CDS encoding outer membrane protein OmpK encodes MKKILSTVLAANISLFAFSTSNISVLNGEFDGDSAIYDTNDGGKKTTITFEHLTKDTWGDIFFFVDYTVADDTKLYSSDKTGLYGEFMPRFSLSNLTNTKLSNSVVKDVFIATQLNAGSGSDFRAELVGLGTDLNVPGFDFFQMNAYYKHVDLTISSVDYSRDTYQISPVYGTHFGSSGISFQGWMDLSGYSYSTQNQLLYDVMGNGKIKVGIEHLYYYETKSDNGTNNHPETSSVQLMAKFSW; translated from the coding sequence ATGAAAAAAATATTAAGTACAGTTTTAGCAGCGAATATATCATTATTCGCGTTTAGTACATCAAATATATCAGTTTTAAATGGAGAGTTTGACGGAGATAGTGCTATTTATGATACTAATGATGGTGGAAAGAAGACAACAATTACTTTTGAACATTTAACAAAAGATACTTGGGGAGATATTTTCTTTTTCGTAGATTATACTGTTGCGGATGATACAAAATTATATTCTAGTGATAAAACTGGTTTGTATGGTGAGTTTATGCCAAGATTTAGTCTTAGTAATTTAACAAATACTAAATTATCTAATTCTGTTGTGAAAGATGTTTTTATAGCAACACAATTAAATGCAGGAAGTGGTTCAGATTTTAGAGCAGAGTTAGTAGGTTTAGGTACAGATTTAAATGTTCCTGGATTTGATTTCTTTCAGATGAATGCATATTATAAACACGTTGATTTAACAATTTCATCAGTAGATTATTCAAGAGATACTTATCAAATTTCGCCTGTATATGGTACACATTTTGGAAGTAGTGGAATATCTTTCCAAGGTTGGATGGATTTAAGTGGTTATTCATATTCTACACAAAATCAATTACTTTATGACGTAATGGGCAATGGAAAAATTAAAGTAGGAATAGAGCACCTTTATTACTATGAAACAAAAAGTGACAATGGTACAAACAATCATCCAGAAACAAGTTCTGTTCAATTAATGGCTAAGTTTAGTTGGTAG